The Thermovirga sp. genomic interval TCTATCCCCAACCTCCTCTTCTTGCCGGTATCATTCGTCATTCCTGCGGTGCTTCTTCGTCCGATGCCAGGGGCCTGACGACGAGGGTGAGGCCTTCAACCTCCTCGACGACAGCCGCCGCCCCCGACTCGAGGCGACCCTCCCCCGAGAGCCTGGCCCTCCATATCTCGCCATGACATATCACGCTTCCCTGGGGCGAAAGATCCGAAACGGCCAGGACCCTGCTCCCCACCAAGGCATCCCTGCCGGAGACGGGCCGGCTCTTCAGGGATCGCCAGACGGCCCAGGCAGCGAAAAGGAAGAACGCGGCGAGAACCGCCACGGCTCCGGTCATAAAACTGTAGGACATATTCAAAAGCTCACCTCCCGGGGCCCTGAAGAGGATGAGGCCCCCCACGATGATCGCCCCGGCGCCGGGCACGCTCAGGAAGCCGATGCCGCCCAGGAGGAGGTCCAACACCATGACGGCGACCCCTGCCAGGAGGAACACTATTCCGGCCCAGTTGAAGGGGATCATCCTCAGCCCGTAGGCCCCGAACAGCGCCAGTATACCCCCCGTGACGCCGAGGACGAACCCGCCCGGCGACAGTACCTCCAGGATGATCGCGAAGATACCCGCGACGAGCAGGAGATAGGCCATGTCGGGCCTCGATATTATCTGAAGAGCCTTGAGCCTCGGATCCATACTCAGTTCAACGACCCGGTACCCCTGGAGCGAAAATTTTTGCTCTTCGTCCCCCACCAGGAAGATCCTGCCCTCCGCCCAGTCGAGGATCCCGTCGATGTCGTTGGCGACGAGGTCGATGACCTCAGCCTCCAGCGCCTCGGAAGAGGTGTAGGAGGCGCTCTCGGTCACCATCTTTTCCGCCGCGGCTATGTCGCGTCTCCGCAGTCCCGCCAGGGACCTCATCTGGGCGGCGAAGTCGCTGACGACCTTCTTCTTCATGTCCGTGTCGGGGATATCGCCGCCCAGGGCCACCACGGGGTGGGCCGCTCCCATGTTCGTCCCCGGGGCCATGGCCGCGATATGCGAAGCCTGGACGATGAAAGCCCCGGCGGAGGCACCCCTGGCCCCCTGGGGCGATATCCAGGCCGCCACCGGGAAGGGGGCCGACTGAATAAGTTGGATGATCTCCCTCATCGAGGACGAAAGGCCTCCAGGGGTGTCCATCACGAGGACCATGATGACCGCCCCCTCCTCTTCCGCCCTGGCCATGGACTCCCGGATATGCTCCTCGAAGGCGATGCCGATCACGCCTTCGGTGGGGACCACGGCGACGACCGATGTCCTGGCCGCACGCGGGGGCTCGGCCTCATCGCAAAAGGCCGGACCCGCCGCCGACAGAAAGAGAAAAGCCGCCGCGATGAGGGTTGAAAGCGCCAAAACCGGTCTTTTTTTCATCCCATCACCTTCAGGGCCTCTTTGAGATTTCGCACTCTTACCGGCACCACGCCCGGCGGCATCTCGTCGCTCTCGAAGGCGCTGATCATGGCTTTTTTGAAACCGAGGCGCGCCGCTTCCCTGATCCTCAGGGGCGTCCTGGCCGCCGGCCTGACCTCGCCGGCCAGCCCGACCTCGCCAATAAAGCAGCAGTCGGACGGGAGGGGCAGATCCAGGGCGGCCGAGGCCACGGACATGCAGAGAGCGAGGTCGGCGTGGGGATCCTTGACCGAGAGTCCCCCGGCGACGTTCACGAAGACGTCGAGTGAGCCGGTGGATATGCCGCACCGCCTGTCCAGGACGGCCAGCATCAGCTGGAGTCTCCCGGCGTCCATACCCCTTGCCGTCCTCTTGGGGTACGGAAAG includes:
- a CDS encoding nodulation protein NfeD → MKKRPVLALSTLIAAAFLFLSAAGPAFCDEAEPPRAARTSVVAVVPTEGVIGIAFEEHIRESMARAEEEGAVIMVLVMDTPGGLSSSMREIIQLIQSAPFPVAAWISPQGARGASAGAFIVQASHIAAMAPGTNMGAAHPVVALGGDIPDTDMKKKVVSDFAAQMRSLAGLRRRDIAAAEKMVTESASYTSSEALEAEVIDLVANDIDGILDWAEGRIFLVGDEEQKFSLQGYRVVELSMDPRLKALQIISRPDMAYLLLVAGIFAIILEVLSPGGFVLGVTGGILALFGAYGLRMIPFNWAGIVFLLAGVAVMVLDLLLGGIGFLSVPGAGAIIVGGLILFRAPGGELLNMSYSFMTGAVAVLAAFFLFAAWAVWRSLKSRPVSGRDALVGSRVLAVSDLSPQGSVICHGEIWRARLSGEGRLESGAAAVVEEVEGLTLVVRPLASDEEAPQE